The following proteins are co-located in the Shouchella hunanensis genome:
- a CDS encoding Zn-dependent hydrolase, with product MKTGNLRINRDRLMNTLRDFAKIGETKNKGVTRLALSKEDIQARTYFKDQCEALGLSVQWDDLGNMYALLSGKNPDQPPIYMGSHLDTVKKGGRFDGVLGVAAGLEVIRVILDQGVELNRPVGIINFTNEEGARFEPSMMASGIVAGKFDVSTMIKKIDQSGVTFGDALELSGFKGSRAHRLNQAAAFLELHIEQGPILEQLQLDIGVVECVVGMCCYEIEITGQSNHAGTTPQSLRKDALTAANYCMNILHDRLAQLDSDLVYTIGRFSVSPNIHTVIPNKVVFSIEARHKDEAVVEQVEAILTDITNESPLPSKATKLWGRHTVWFDEEIVEQVEESTKALHYSYKRMVSGAGHDAQFIAGIIPTAMIFVPSAGGISHAENEYTSWEACANGASVLLETIYKLTNKL from the coding sequence ATGAAGACAGGAAATCTTCGTATTAATCGTGATCGCCTTATGAACACACTTCGTGATTTTGCCAAAATTGGTGAGACGAAAAACAAAGGCGTTACCCGCTTAGCTTTATCAAAAGAAGATATTCAAGCGCGAACGTACTTTAAAGATCAATGCGAGGCTCTAGGACTATCTGTTCAATGGGATGATCTTGGCAATATGTATGCCCTGCTCTCAGGAAAAAATCCGGATCAACCACCTATTTATATGGGATCGCATCTCGATACTGTAAAAAAAGGCGGACGCTTTGATGGTGTCCTGGGGGTCGCAGCAGGGTTAGAAGTGATTCGAGTCATCCTTGATCAAGGCGTCGAATTAAATCGGCCTGTTGGCATTATTAACTTTACAAATGAAGAAGGCGCACGATTTGAACCATCTATGATGGCATCCGGTATAGTAGCAGGGAAATTCGATGTAAGTACAATGATTAAAAAAATTGATCAATCTGGCGTTACGTTCGGAGATGCCCTTGAATTGTCAGGCTTTAAAGGATCTCGTGCACATCGTCTAAACCAAGCCGCTGCTTTTCTTGAGCTTCATATTGAACAAGGACCCATTTTGGAACAACTTCAGCTTGATATTGGTGTTGTCGAGTGTGTTGTAGGCATGTGCTGTTATGAGATTGAGATTACTGGTCAATCCAATCACGCTGGAACCACACCTCAGTCATTGAGGAAAGATGCTCTTACGGCTGCAAATTACTGTATGAACATCCTTCATGACCGATTGGCTCAGCTTGATTCAGATTTAGTCTATACAATTGGCCGCTTTTCGGTTTCTCCCAATATTCACACGGTCATTCCAAACAAAGTCGTCTTTTCCATTGAAGCAAGGCATAAAGACGAAGCCGTTGTTGAACAAGTAGAAGCCATTCTCACCGATATTACTAATGAATCCCCTCTCCCCTCTAAAGCAACAAAATTATGGGGACGACATACCGTTTGGTTTGATGAGGAAATTGTTGAACAAGTAGAAGAATCTACAAAAGCGCTTCACTATTCTTACAAAAGAATGGTAAGCGGCGCTGGACACGATGCTCAATTTATTGCCGGGATTATACCAACGGCGATGATTTTCGTTCCGAGTGCTGGCGGTATTAGTCACGCTGAAAATGAATAT